A region of Stigmatopora nigra isolate UIUO_SnigA chromosome 6, RoL_Snig_1.1, whole genome shotgun sequence DNA encodes the following proteins:
- the adgrl1b gene encoding adhesion G protein-coupled receptor L1b isoform X4: MALSLWLLGVGLFTLAHVNPSSQAMSRAAMPFGLLRRELACEGYPIELRCPGSDVVMVETANYGRTDDKICDAEPFQMENTQCYLPDALKIMSQRCNNRTQCVVVAGVDVFPDPCPGTYKYLEIQYECVPYIFVCPGSLLSIQTPSSQLEAEHQSGAWCKDPLQAGDRLYVMPWTPYRTEVLYEYASWDDYRQNRVTTTYKLPSRVDGTGFVVYDGAVFYNKERTRNLVKYDLRTRIKSGEAVVVNANYHDTSPYRWGGKSDIDLAVDENGLWVIYSTEANNGRIVVSQVNPYTLRFEGTWATGFDKRGASNAFMACGVLYAVRSVFQDDEGQADGRLGNDMVVYAYDTSRGQELPIQIPFPNPYQYISSIDYNPRDNQLYVWNNYYVLRYPLQFTPPPPTKGPLSSLMTTVRSYTATVALTPVRPSASHPVGVINRGPFDQRPITAIVPLTPRPPLRVPLAPGSPGQVGGCEGRVARGVQWPPTLKGETVERPCPKGSLGIASYGCMISPVSWSSRGPDLSNCTSPWVSQIAQKIKSGENAANIAGELVNLTRGRIYAGDVSMSVKLIEQLLDILDSQLQALRPANKESAARNYNKLQKRERTCRAYVQAVVQTVDNLLGPEALVSWADMSGPDQSRSASLLLDAVEKGAFLLANNLYEGRFSDRAPNVDLEVYVLNTEADIQDLTFPHSYDSDSILQISAVALQQYSNNGQVKLVLSLYKNLGSFLTTQNSTLRLGLGLRQGSEVRHRSLVVNSHVISASVHKGSNRVFLSEPLVFTLRHLQLDNHFGPNCSFWNATGVSGTGRWSTQGCRMLHTNNTHTTCACNHLSSYAVLMTYQKPLSGVGVEEILVYVVSWVGISVALMCLATCLTTLCCQVAPWHTDHSTIHCNTWANLLITELLFLVSSNKMQYSVVCSIIAGLLHFSMLSVFCWLCLEAVELYILQREVFEGRNSRRKYLYLSGYSVPGLVVAVSAAIDFRGYGSKTLCWLRTDNYFIWSFLGPVAVIIILNLVILVMTLHKMHSTAALKPDSSRHDNLRAWAVGSLTLLFLQCVNWSSGLMFLSAPSLLLAYLFASLNTAQGLLITILHCTLTRKGQKDYGRCLRLSQCCATSSSSSPDSMKGAALHSNSRYSGNQGRRATAIRQSRIRRMWNDTVRRQTESSFIATDVNSTPTLNRAALGNHFLTNPVLQTHPGASPYDTMLAPGYNQPFTSTEAGVSQSQESCGLDSVCLNGGYTPNTFTLHGLRAMPGSRAGVVGGTDLLKEGSIGMGDDDISPGLLTPHGAADLGTSAGMCRNLSDAAALEKMIISELVQSNLRPSGDMPIPPERYGSLARPHHLDRPALTHTATLTRHKPQEGWAATIQPTTRHNAQEGWPHLRHHLQSADTHSTSHEQDHCTTPRSQDGWSNARTLVEAECRELFKDAERLQPQGTLGHCGIPERQQARPPDVQARPYTTLSRTPGTLSRHRTVGESSAGTDKDKERDRYRDRPLPPPPPPPPQESEPLYKALEEPLLLKQRNGSRDAWRGGQDMEKDETYLLKRDGVMDEWRGCNRLREESFSSQKRNGDMAECRGVTERRLEEPHLLEKRDGRIDAWRGTAEMEREETFITQRNDFGIDGWRAGMERDKDRDGWRGGIEQENEKQKDRALDVWRGGVDVDRGESFLFETNGGVQEGRKRGKERGSLRYHGEREDSDGFTLPLTPDLDLDPNTSPLYAQDSNQSPLYPGEHRSPPMGLFSRSPPPNNIFAPRDTNSPPSNLYPRQSPQVYSRSSSPPRFYSRNSPPILSYPDSSPEGPEELSPGSPPQPTVELPYSLGRPPLGPQPNHLQTFYQPPPTATNGEAIYMCEPSSEGEDGQMQRVTSL, encoded by the exons TTTTCGTCTGTCCCGGATCACTGCTCAGCATCCAGACACCTTCTTCTCAGTTGGAGGCAGAACATCAGTCAGGGGCATGGTGTAAGGACCCCCTACAGGCTGGTGACAGACTATACGTCATGCCGTGGACGCCATACAGGACCGAAGTGCTGTATGAATATGCTTCATGGGACGACTACAGGCAGAACCGGGTCACTACTACTTATAA GCTGCCAAGTCGAGTAGATGGAACAGGCTTTGTTGTGTATGATGGTGCCGTGTTTTATAACAAGGAGCGCACACGGAACCTGGTCAAGTACGACCTACGGACACGCATTAAAAGCGGTGAAGCAGTAGTGGTCAATGCCAACTACCACGACACGTCACCGTACCGTTGGGGAGGGAAGTCAGACATCGATTTAGCAGTGGATGAGAACGGCCTCTGGGTAATCTATTCGACCGAAGCCAATAATGGACGCATTGTGGTCAGCCAG GTGAATCCGTACACTCTTCGCTTTGAGGGCACATGGGCTACCGGTTTTGATAAACGAGGGGCGAGCAACGCCTTCATGGCCTGTGGCGTGCTCTATGCAGTGCGCTCTGTCTTCCAAGATGATGAGGGGCAGGCAGATGGCCGACTGGGCAATGATATGGTGGTCTATGCATATGACACCAGCCGAGGACAAGAGCTGCCCATCCAGATCCCCTTTCCCAATCCCTACCAGTACATCTCCTCCATAGACTACAACCCTCGAGACAACCAGTTGTATGTCTGGAATAACTATTATGTTCTACGTTACCCACTTCAgttcacaccaccaccaccaactaaAG GTCCACTTTCTTCCCTGATGACAACAGTGCGCTCGTACACAGCCACTGTTGCACTGACTCCTGTACGCCCATCAGCCTCCCACCCAGTGGGTGTCATCAACCGAGGGCCTTTTGACCAGAGGCCAATAACTGCTATAGTCCCCCTGACGCCCCGCCCTCCCTTGCGTGTTCCTTTGGCCCCAGGCAGCCCTGGCCAAGTGGGTGGATGTGAAGGAAGAGTAGCTCGAGGGGTACAGTGGCCCCCCACTCTGAAAGGGGAAACAGTAGAGAGGCCCTGCCCCAAAGGGTCACTCG GTATAGCCTCCTATGGGTGCATGATCTCACCAGTGAGCTGGAGCTCAAGAGGTCCTGACCTATCGAACTGTACCTCTCCTTGGGTCAGCCAGATTGCACAAAAG ATTAAAAGTGGAGAGAATGCAGCAAATATAGCCGGTGAGCTGGTCAACCTGACCCGGGGGCGGATCTACGCTGGTGATGTCAGCATGTCTGTGAAGTTAATTGAACAACTATTAGACATTTTGGACTCCCAGCTACAGGCCTTAAGACCTGCTAATAAAGAGTCTGCGGCACGCAATTACAATAAG CTGCAGAAAAGGGAACGAACATGCAGGGCGTATGTTCAG GCTGTGGTGCAGACTGTAGATAACTTGTTGGGTCCTGAGGCTTTGGTGTCCTGGGCTGACATGAGCGGTCCCGACCAGTCCCGCTCTGCATCACTCCTGTTAGATGCAGTAGAAAAAGGAGCATTCTTATTGGCTAACAATCTCTACGAAGGTCGATTCAGTGACAGAGCACCAAACGTCG ATCTGGAGGTGTATGTACTAAACACAGAGGCAGACATACAGGACCTAACGTTTCCTCACTCCTACGATAGTGACAGCATTCTACAGATCTCAGCGGTGGCTCTGCAGCAATACAGCAATAATG GCCAAGTAAAGTTGGTTCTCTCACTATATAAGAACTTGGGCTCCTTCCTGACCACTCAGAACTCCACCTTGCGACTCGGGCTTGGACTCAGACAGGGGTCAGAGGTCAGACATAGGAGCCTGGTAGTCAACTCCCACGTCATTTCTGCTTCTGTGCACAAAGGCTCCAATCGAGTGTTCCTATCCGAGCCTCTGGTGTTCACTCTCCGGCACTTGCAG CTGGACAACCACTTTGGTCCCAACTGCTCTTTTTGGAACGCAACGGGAGTCTCTGGTACCGGCAGGTGGTCCACGCAGGGATGCCGCATGTTACACACCAACAATACGCACACAACCTGTGCTTGCAACCACCTGTCCAGCTATGCTGTACTCATGACATACCAGAAACCTTtg TCCGGTGTGGGAGTAGAGGAGATTCTGGTCTATGTTGTCTCCTGGGTCGGCATTTCTGTTGCTCTGATGTGTTTGGCCACCTGTCTCACTACTCTATGCTGCCAGGTGGCTCCCTGGCACACTGACCACAGCACCATTCATTGCAACACATGGGCTAATCTACTCATAACTGAGCTGCTCTTCCTTGTCAGCTCTAATAAGATGCAATATAGT gTTGTGTGCTCAATCATTGCTGGCCTGCTGCACTTCTCAATGCTCTCAGTGTTCTGCTGGTTGTGCCTGGAAGCAGTGGAACTGTACATTTTGCAGCGTGAGGTGTTTGAGGGGAGAAACTCCAGAAGAAAGTACTTATACCTTAGTGGGTATTCAGTACCCGGGCTGGTGGTGGCTGTGTCTGCAGCCATTGATTTTAGAGGCTATGGCTCTAAAACTTT GTGCTGGCTGCGAACTGACAATTACTTCATTTGGAGTTTCCTCGGACCAGTAGCTGTGATTATAATA CTTAACCTTGTAATCTTAGTGATGACCTTACATAAGATGCACAGCACTGCTGCTCTGAAGCCAGACTCAAGTCGCCATGACAACCTCAG GGCATGGGCAGTGGGTTCGTTGACATTGCTCTTCCTGCAGTGTGTCAATTGGTCCTCGGGGCTTATGTTCCTGTCAGCGCCCTCTCTCCTCCTGGCTTACCTATTTGCCTCCCTCAATACAGCACAGGGCCTCCTCATCACCATCCTGCACTGCACACTCACCAGAAAG GGTCAGAAAGACTATGGCCGATGTCTGCGACTCTCCCAGTGCTGTGCAACTTCTTCGTCCAGCTCTCCGGACTCAATGAAAGGTGCTGCGTTACATTCCAACAGCCGTTACAGCGGAAACCAGGGACGAAGAGCTACGGCAATTAGACAG AGTCGTATTAGGAGGATGTGGAACGACACAGTGCGAAGACAGACTGAGTCATCTTTCATCGCTACTGATGTTAACAGCACCCCGACTCTTAACAGAG CTGCACTGGGAAATCATTTCCTGACCAATCCAGTCCTGCAGACTCACCCAGGAGCATCTCCTTATGACACCATGTTGGCACCGGGATATAATCAACCTTTCACGTCTACAG AGGCTGGTGTGTCGCAGAGTCAAGAGTCTTGCGGCTTGGACAGCGTGTGTCTCAACGGAGGATATACTCCCAATACCTTCACCCTACATGGCCTCAGGGCCATGCCTGGATCTCGAGCTGGAGTGGTCGGCGGCACTGACCTTCTTAAAGAGGGTAGCATCGGGATGGGAGATGATGACATTTCCCCAGGCCTGCTGACCCCCCACGGAGCCGCAGATCTTGGCACCAGTGCCGGAATGTGTCGTAACCTGTCTGACGCGGCTGCCCTGGAGAAAATGATCATCTCTGAACTCGTGCAGAGCAACTTAAGGCCTTCAGGCGACATGCCCATTCCTCCCGAGCGCTACGGAAGCCTAGCAAGGCCTCATCATCTGGACAGACCTGCCCTTACTCACACCGCCACATTGACTAGGCACAAACCCCAGGAGGGTTGGGCTGCAACCATACAGCCCACCACTAGACACAACGCACAAGAGGGCTGGCCGCATTTGAGGCACCACCTACAAAGTGCTGACACACATTCCACATCACATGAGCAAGATCATTGCACAACACCACGCTCTCAAGATGGTTGGTCAAATGCGCGGACTCTGGTAGAAGCTGAGTGCCGTGAGTTGTTTAAAGATGCGGAAAGGCTGCAACCGCAAGGTACTTTGGGTCATTGCGGGATCCCGGAGAGGCAACAAGCACGTCCCCCTGATGTCCAGGCTAGGCCATACACCACCTTAAGCCGCACCCCAGGTACACTGTCGCGCCACCGCACCGTAGGCGAATCATCCGCGGGAACAGACAAAGACAAGGAACGTGATCGTTACCGTGACAGACCCTTGCCACCCCCTCCGCCACCGCCTCCACAGGAATCGGAGCCTTTGTACAAAGCTCTAGAGGAGCCTCTTCTGTTGAAACAGAGGAATGGCAGTAGGGACGCTTGGCGAGGAGGACAGGACATGGAGAAGGATGAGACCTATCTGCTAAAAAGAGATGGAGTCATGGATGAGTGGAGGGGATGTAACAGACTGAGAGAGGAGTCTTTTAGCTCTCAAAAAAGAAATGGAGACATGGCTGAGTGCAGAGGTGTGACAGAAAGAAGACTGGAGGAACCTCATCTCCTGGAGAAGAGAGATGGAAGGATTGATGCCTGGCGAGGCACAGCAGAAATGGAACGGGAAGAAACCTTCATTACTCAGAGAAACGATTTTGGGATTGACGGCTGGAGAGCTGGGATGGAGAGAGACAAGGACAGAGACGGTTGGAGAGGAGGAATTGAACAAGagaatgaaaaacagaaagaccgAGCACTGGATGTGTGGCGTGGGGGAGTTGATGTAGACAGAGGGGAATCTTTCTTGTTTGAGACCAACGGTGGTGTCCAGGAAGGGAGGAAAAGAGGAAAGGAAAGAGGGTCTCTAAGATATCACGGCGAGCGAGAAGACTCCGATGGATTTACTCTGCCTCTGACCCCTGATCTTGACCTTGACCCCAATACCTCACCTCTCTATGCCCAGGATTCCAACCAGTCGCCACTTTACCCTGGAGAGCATCGTTCCCCACCAATGGGTCTCTTCTCACGAAGCCCACCCCCAAATAACATCTTTGCTCCCCGAGACACAAATTCTCCTCCCAGTAACCTTTACCCTCGCCAGTCACCACAAGTATACAGCCGTAGCAGCTCCCCTCCTCGCTTCTACAGCCGGAATTCCCCTCCAATCCTCTCCTACCCTGACAGCAGCCCCGAAGGTCCAGAAGAGCTTAGCCCTGGCAGTCCGCCCCAGCCCACCGTGGAGTTGCCCTATAGCCTTGGGAGACCCCCCCTTGGCCCACAGCCCAATCACCTGCAGACCTTTTATCAGCCACCCCCGACGGCCACTAATGGAGAGGCAATCTACATGTGCGAGCCCTCTTCGGAAGGCGAAGATGGGCAGATGCAGAGAGTGACAAGCCTGTGA